The stretch of DNA CGTTCAAAGACTTCTCGACGATAACTACAAGAGCATTAACGCCGCTAAATCGATGCTCGAGGCCCTTGAGCGGGAGGACAGTGCGGTACTTCTGCTGATGCTCGGCAATCGGAACGAGGGACGGGTGATCCTGCAATCCGCCGACGATGCATTTGGGAAGGCTTATGAAACAGCCCGGAACAATGTCACGATCCCGGGTGAACAGAAGTATGTTGATGCGATATTACAGGCCTATCAGGCGTACAAGGCTGTCTGGAGCAGGCCCATCGTAGAAACCAAAAGAGAAGGAAATCTGAACTGGTATTTTAAAGAGGTTCATTCTTCGTTTCTCTCGGCGAAACTCGCCGTCCAGAATCTCATGTCCCTGAACGACCAGGTTATGTATCAAACCGCGTCGGCTTTGGAAAGCAGAGCGCACCGGGCAACCATGCCGGGTGTTATTGCGATAATATCCGCATTTATTTTTGCCGTTATTTTTAGTTTCCTGATCAATCTGTTCATAGTGGGTCCGATCATAAACCTTACGCGTGGCATTCAGCAATATATTGATAGTGGAACACCCTTGCATGTAAAGGTAGAAACTGAGGATGAAATTGCGAAGCTGGTTGTGTCCATCGAGAACCTGATCGCCCGTTCAAAAAAGTGAGATACGGACAATGAGATATCATATTATCCTCCGCTATGTCGGTATCATCCTGCTTATCAATGCCGCCTTTCTGCTTGTATCGGCAATGATCTCCTTTTTCAAGGGCGACTCCGCCCTTTTTCCGCTTATCTATACGTGCCTTATAGCGGCCCTGTTCGGTGCCTTTCCGTTCATCTTCATTCCGCCGACGGAGGAAATATCCGTCAAGGAAGGATTTACCATCGTAATTTCAAGCTGGCTCCTGTCCTGCCTGATCGGAATGATCCCCTATGTTCTCTGGGGTGGTGAATTCACCATAACAAATGCATGGTTTGAAAGTGTGTCCGGATTTACGACGACGGGATCTTCCATTCTGACAGATATCGAGGCGCTTCCCCCGGGCCTGTTGTTCTGGCGATCCGTCACCCAGTGGATAGGGGGAGTAGGCATCATCATATTCGCCCTCTCCGTTCTGCCTTCGATGGGGAAGATCGGCATGACGCTTTACCGGTCGGAGATATCCCCGCTTGCGGCAGCCAATTTCAGGTATCAGACACGGAAGACATTACAGATCATTATGTCGGTCTATATCGGATTGACGGCAGCCGAGGCCATCGCCCTCATGCTGTGTGGAATGGATTCGTTTGATGCCATCACGCATTCCTTCGCGACCATCGCAACCGGCGGGTTCTCACCGAAAAACCTCAGCATTGCTTATTATGGCAGTATTTCGGTTGAGACCGTTATCATGATCTTCATGATACTGTCCGGCATTAATTTTGGCCTTCTCTTTCTTGCCATATCGGGACGCCCAAAGATCCTGCTCCGATCAACAATCCTTCATGCCTACCTGATCATGCTCGCTGCCGGCGTGGCACTGGTGGCGGTCAATGTACATGGAACGGTCTTCAACACGTGGGGAGAGGCTGTCAGAAATGCCGCTTTTCAGGTCATATCAATAGGGACCTCGACCGGGTTTGCCACGACCGACAGCACCATCTGGCCGCCATTTTCCCAACTCCTGATCCTCTTTTTTACGTTACAATGCGCCTGCAGCGGTTCCACATCGGGGGGCATCAAGGTCGACAGGGCCGTCCTGCTCTGGCATGCCATAAAGAAGAGGGTCCTGAAAGTCCAACACCCTCGTGCCATAGTCAAAGAAAAGATAGAGGACATGGTCATTGACGATGACGTCCTTGAAGCAAGCCTTCTTTACATCATACTGTATGTACTTATTGTGTTCGTATCGAGCCTTCTCATCTGTTTCATGGGCATTGATATAATGACGGCATTCTCCGCCTCGGCGGCTACCATAGGCAATGTAGGCCCCGGATTCGGCCTGGTCGGGTCGGTGAGCAACTTCAGCCAGATCCCCGAACTGGGAAAGTGGATCCTCTCGGGAGATATGCTTCTCGGACGGCTTGAGATATTTGGCCTTCTTTTATTCTTCCTTTTAAGATACTGGAAATGAATGTGTTCATTCTTTTAATGATTCACGAATTATATTATGAACTTTGGATTCGCTCTCTTTTGATAAAATGAGTAGCAGAATACATATGGAAATATGGAGTTGGAGAGAAGGGGTAATTCGAAGGACTCGTAGGTGTATTAAAAAGACTGAATTGAAAACCACCATATTCCCCCCTCCTTGTTAGGCAGACGAAAATATCTTTAGTATTTTTGTAAAACACGTAGAAAAATGGTAAGGCATATTCCCACAAGCAAACTTACCAATCATTGAATAATCACAATTTCCGGGGATAGGGTGACGTCCCCGACAAGGCGGTTTTCCTGAGCTGCCTTCCTCGGAAACATTGTCAGGGCGCTACAGGGGCGCAATAAGTGAAAATAGGGCTATACGATAAATTACAGGCGCTGAAGCGTTCCGAGAAGTACCGTAAGGACTACGACGAATATCTCAGTAAAAAAACTGGCGATGATGCGCTTGTTGGATCACTGTTGGATCACAGCATCAAGTTGTCAAAAGCCGGGAGGACACTTTGTGATAAGTATGGTCTACGCTTTCCAATAAACCCCGACACCCCCATAGATGGTGATAACTTCCCCATAGAATGTTTCCCTGAAATAGATTCTCTGATCACCTATCTTGATCCCCCCGAAAAATGGCATGAAACATTGTCGACTTCTGTCGACAACGATAATTTATACACACACATCAATGGCAAGCTTGTTTTAATGGTGGATACTTCACGTTCATATGGCGAATTGCTTGAAGCGTTTAAGTTGCTCTTAAAAAGATGGGGGCAAGAATCGTCCAGTAGGGTGAAAACATCTTCCATCGACATTTGGCATGTATATGACGAAGTCGAGAAGAATCATAGAAACCAGTTACAGGTAATGAGAAAATTATTTGATATAACCAGACTACCCGCTTACGACGGAAAGGCAGACGCGTACTATAAACAAGTACGTAAAGCTTATGAAAAAGCCAAAAAAATAATTGAATTCGTTGAGAATAAAACACGTCCGACTCCCAGAGTTTTTGCCAACGAAGATGTAAAAGACTTTTAAGAATTTCTTTATCCCTCCATTTAAATTTTTATTATCTCACCATACACTCTTCCAAAATCAAAGAATGAGGAGGCATCAAAATGAATACGCCTTTACGCCGTTACCGCTTTGAATACGAGTATACTCAACAGCATCTAAGCCATCTCAGCAAGGTGCCACAGGCAAAAATCTCCGGTGCTGAAAACGGATATCCCGTCCTTTCCGAAGATCAGCGAAAAAGGTTGGCGTGGGTCTTCGGTGTGCCGGTGGAGGAACTTTTCCCCGACAGCGAAAAAGTCGCCGATCAGGAGGCAGCAAAGTGAGGATACTATGTGAGGATACTATCATACATTATATTGTCACGCCGTACGTCGCGGCGAATCTGTAAAGAGGGGTCAGGGAACCCATGGTCGTCGGAACAAATCCGCAGCTTGAAGATGGCTTCACCACAATAGCCAATGAACTTTCAGAAGCTTTCTTCCGTCTTCAACTATCAGGCAATCAATGGCGTATTCTGTGGGTTATTATCCGCAAGACGTATGGATGGAAAAAGAAGACAGCACAAATAAGTATAACCTACTTTGAGCAGAAGACGGGGCTGGGAAGACGCCACATTGTCCGAGCGTTAAACGACTTGGTTGAAAGAAGAATCATTACCAAAAATGACACTACTTTCGTCACAACATATGGTTTTCAAAAAGATTATTCAAAATGGGAACTATTACCAAAAAAGACACCGGTGACAAAATTGGTAACGGAACCATTACCAAAATTGGTACCCATTAAAGAAAAGAAACAAAATATATTATATGTCCTTCATCACGCTGGCGAAAAAATCCTCTTACAAAATGCTGTGTCTGAAATTCTTGAGCTTTTGAATAAAGAGCGAATCAAGATTCTTGGACACAACGGGATTAAATCCATCACCACCGATAAACAGATCATTGCCCGCTTAAAAGACGGGGGTAGCGTTCATGAATGTTGCCGAATAATTCTGACAAAATCGAAAGACCCCTTCTTCAAGGAGAATCCCCGGTATTTTCATCCAGACACCCTTTTCAGGAAAAGCCATTGGCAAAAGTATCTTGATGAAGCGGAGTTAATGAAATGACCGATGATGCTCTTACCCTGAGTGTACTTGATGCCATGGCTCTCAAGTACCATAGCGACCCTGTCATGATGAAGGAAATCGAGGACCGGATA from Deltaproteobacteria bacterium encodes:
- a CDS encoding MCP four helix bundle domain-containing protein → MGIRAKIFSGFLIMAIMLLVAGVWSIFELSHIGISVQRLLDDNYKSINAAKSMLEALEREDSAVLLLMLGNRNEGRVILQSADDAFGKAYETARNNVTIPGEQKYVDAILQAYQAYKAVWSRPIVETKREGNLNWYFKEVHSSFLSAKLAVQNLMSLNDQVMYQTASALESRAHRATMPGVIAIISAFIFAVIFSFLINLFIVGPIINLTRGIQQYIDSGTPLHVKVETEDEIAKLVVSIENLIARSKK
- a CDS encoding TrkH family potassium uptake protein, producing MRYHIILRYVGIILLINAAFLLVSAMISFFKGDSALFPLIYTCLIAALFGAFPFIFIPPTEEISVKEGFTIVISSWLLSCLIGMIPYVLWGGEFTITNAWFESVSGFTTTGSSILTDIEALPPGLLFWRSVTQWIGGVGIIIFALSVLPSMGKIGMTLYRSEISPLAAANFRYQTRKTLQIIMSVYIGLTAAEAIALMLCGMDSFDAITHSFATIATGGFSPKNLSIAYYGSISVETVIMIFMILSGINFGLLFLAISGRPKILLRSTILHAYLIMLAAGVALVAVNVHGTVFNTWGEAVRNAAFQVISIGTSTGFATTDSTIWPPFSQLLILFFTLQCACSGSTSGGIKVDRAVLLWHAIKKRVLKVQHPRAIVKEKIEDMVIDDDVLEASLLYIILYVLIVFVSSLLICFMGIDIMTAFSASAATIGNVGPGFGLVGSVSNFSQIPELGKWILSGDMLLGRLEIFGLLLFFLLRYWK
- a CDS encoding helix-turn-helix transcriptional regulator, with amino-acid sequence MNTPLRRYRFEYEYTQQHLSHLSKVPQAKISGAENGYPVLSEDQRKRLAWVFGVPVEELFPDSEKVADQEAAK
- a CDS encoding replication protein, whose protein sequence is MVVGTNPQLEDGFTTIANELSEAFFRLQLSGNQWRILWVIIRKTYGWKKKTAQISITYFEQKTGLGRRHIVRALNDLVERRIITKNDTTFVTTYGFQKDYSKWELLPKKTPVTKLVTEPLPKLVPIKEKKQNILYVLHHAGEKILLQNAVSEILELLNKERIKILGHNGIKSITTDKQIIARLKDGGSVHECCRIILTKSKDPFFKENPRYFHPDTLFRKSHWQKYLDEAELMK